ATGTCGACGAATACGAGACCCTGCTGACCGACAACCGCATCTGGAAGCAGCGGACCGTGGGCATCGGCGTGGTGACGCCCGAGCGCGCGCTGAACCTCGGCATGACCGGTCCGATGCTGCGCGGCTCCGGCATCGCCTGGGACCTGCGCAAGACCCAGCCTTACGACGTCTACGACAAGATGGACTTCGACGTGCCGGTGGGCGTGGGCGGCGACTGCTACGACCGCTACCTGGTCCGCGTCGAGGAAATGCGCCAGTCCAACCGCATCATCCAGCAGTGCGTGGCCTGGCTGCGCGCCAATCCCGGCCCGGTGATCACCGACAACCATAAGGTGGCTCCGCCTTCGCGCGAAGGCATGAAGTCCAACATGGAAGACCTGATCCACCACTTCAAGCTATTCACCGAAGGCATGCACGTGCCGGAAGGCGAGGCTTACGCCGCGGTGGAGCACCCGAAGGGCGAGTTCGGCATCTACCTGGTGTCCGACGGCGCCAACAAACCGTACCGCCTGAAAATCCGCGCGCCGGGCTATGCCCACTTGGCCGCGCTGGACGAGATGGCCACCGGCCACATGATCGCCGACGTCGTCGCGATCATCGGTACGCAGGATATCGTGTTTGGGGAGATTGACCGCTGATGCTGTCCGCACAATCGCTAGCCTTGATCGACCGCGAGGTCGCCAAATATCCGGCCGACCAGAAGCGCT
This genomic window from Chromobacterium violaceum ATCC 12472 contains:
- a CDS encoding NADH-quinone oxidoreductase subunit D is translated as MAEIRNYTLNFGPQHPAAHGVLRLVLELDGEVVQRADPHIGLLHRGTEKLAESKTFIQSLPYMDRLDYVSMMCNEHAYCLAIEKMMGIEVPERAQYIRVMFAEITRILNHLLWIGAHALDIGAMTMFLYAFREREDLMDCYEAVSGARMHAAYFRPGGVYRDLPDSMPQYTVSKIKNAKELARLNEGRKGSMLDFIEDFTKRFPTYVDEYETLLTDNRIWKQRTVGIGVVTPERALNLGMTGPMLRGSGIAWDLRKTQPYDVYDKMDFDVPVGVGGDCYDRYLVRVEEMRQSNRIIQQCVAWLRANPGPVITDNHKVAPPSREGMKSNMEDLIHHFKLFTEGMHVPEGEAYAAVEHPKGEFGIYLVSDGANKPYRLKIRAPGYAHLAALDEMATGHMIADVVAIIGTQDIVFGEIDR